From one Triticum aestivum cultivar Chinese Spring chromosome 4B, IWGSC CS RefSeq v2.1, whole genome shotgun sequence genomic stretch:
- the LOC123089338 gene encoding flowering-promoting factor 1-like protein 5, producing the protein MADGGVWVFRKDGVMELENAARSTSSRSGPGNKALLYVPANDTMRSLQALEQRLGAHGWERYYENRDVVQLHRRDGSLDLISLPREFAQFRSTHVYDVVVKNRGHFKVVDL; encoded by the coding sequence atggcggacggaggCGTATGGGTGTTCCGGAAGGACGGGGTGATGGAGCTGGAGAACGCGGCCCGGTCGACGTCGAGCCGGAGTGGACCGGGCAACAAGGCGCTGCTGTACGTGCCGGCGAACGACACAATGCGGTCGCTGCAGGCGCTGGAGCAGCGCCTCGGCGCGCACGGCTGGGAGCGCTACTACGAGAACCGGGACGTCGTGCAGCTCCACCGCCGCGACGGCAGCCTCGACCTCATCTCGCTCCCGCGCGAATTTGCGCAGTTCCGCTCCACCCACGTGTACGACGTAGTCGTCAAGAACCGAGGCCACTTCAAGGTCGTCGACCTCTAA